From the genome of Bradyrhizobium sp. ORS 278:
GCGGTCAGGCATGGGTCCGGTAATCGAGATCTCCGGTTTCCGCCGGGAGGGCGGCACGGCCCAAGGCGCATCGTCCTCCTCATCCAGAGGCAAATGCAGTCCCGTCACTCGTCCCTGTCTTCCGGCCTCTTCCGCAACCGCTGTTGCCTCTGTAAGCGTCATACGCCTGACCGTCGCAAGGAAAGCCCATTGATCGGAATAAGGCTCGAAGGTCGTCTCGTCGAGAAAAAGGCTGTTCCCAGTCGAGCGCGGATCATGTTGCAAGGGAAGCGCGATGAGATTGCCGAAACCGCCTGCCGGCATACTATCCTGACTGGGGAAGAACCGGTCATAGGACGAAAAGCCGATGTCTGGATTGCGCTCCATGGTCTCCGTGATGAGATGCGCGCCGAGCCGACGCGCGATCGCGGCCGTAACCGGCTCCGCGAAGAAAATCCACACGTGAGCCCCTTGCCCTGAACGGGAACGCTCGAGCGCCGCCGGAATGCCGCGCGCCGAGCATGCTTGCAGGAAAGCGGCGGAATCATTCGTCCAAGTCGCCTTGTCAAAATCGACTGCCAGAAACCAGCAAGTTTCATCCGTCAGGAGAGGATAGACACCAATCGTATGGTGTCCACGGAGGTGTCCACCGATCACATCATCGGTGACGGGAAGGAAGGCATGATGCGGACAGTCACCGCACTTTGCTTTCGGCTTGCCGCAGATTCGCGGCATCCACTCATTGGCACAGGCCGGGGCATAGCCTGCCTTGCCAGTCTTCGCGTTCTCCCAACGCTTCGGGAACACATCATGTCGGCCTCGAAATAGCGAACGAAACAGAGCTATCTTGGTGGCGGGGCTCGAGGCATTTGTCACCGAGACGCCGCCGGCAAGATGCGGGCTGCGATGAGCTTCCGGAGCGGAGATCAGCCTCTTGAGATTGGCTTGTAGTTCTGCCTTTTCGGATTCGAGCCGTGCCAACCGCTCGCGGAGGGCCGCGATTTCGCGATCGCGTTCTGTTGTCCCAAGAAGGTTGGGCTGGTCTCGGGTCACGGCTCTTCCCTCGGTTACCATTCTATAGCTCATTGCCGAGGTCCGCGCCTTCAGCAGAACATTTCAGATATTGCAGTTAATTGAGGGACGTCATATATTGGGACCCGGCAAGGATCCGACCATGACCACCCATGTGCTGCAATTCGTCGAGCTCTCCGACCAGGACCGCAAGGCGGCCAAGACCTTCGAGAAGCTTGGCAAGGGCGATCAGGTCGAAGTCCGGGTCCGTCGCCGGTCGGGCGAGGATCAAGTCATCAGGCTGCCACCGAATGCAGCGTCGCTGCTGGAGACGGCGCTCGGCCATCTGCTCCAGGGAGAGCGCGTCGCTGTCCTCGCCGAGGATCAGGAGCTCAGTCCGAACGATGCGGCGGACATTCTGGGAATTTCCAGGCCACTGGTCGTCCATCGCATGGACGTCGGTGACCTGCCGTTCCGGTATGTCGGCAAGCACCGCCGTGCCAAGCTAAGGGACGTGTTGGTGCTGAAGTCGCAGATCGACGCCCAGCGAGCAGCGATGGAAGCGCTTGCCGAAGACGCCGCGGGTCTTGGGAAGCGCAGAGGCAGCTCCACGGAAACTATTGCGGCCGATCCCGCAACAAAAAACAAACCGACGCGTCGCACGACGACATCGGATCCTCCCGCGCGCTCCTCCAATCGGGCCACAAAGCGTCAGAGCATCGATCAACTTGTTCTGGGCACGATCAACGCTCCCTACCGTCGAACCATGGAAGCTGTCGATCTTGTTGATCGCCTCACCTCGAGAGACTGGCAAAACTGGATCGCCCATGTTGTGACGTTCTTTACAGAAGTACGACCTGCACTCGTTCTGGAGTTCGCCCGGCTTCACGCTATTCCCATTCGAGACCTCGCGGCCTCATATCGATCGATGAAGTCGGCCACAGGCGAAAGCAACCCGGCATTGGAGCGCGCGCTTGAGCGGCTGGCGTAGACTTCTTGGGCGAACACTCGACGGGCTCCAGGACCTCAAGCAGCAGGGCCTGCCGGCTCCAGAATGGGTGCTGGGCGGCGGCACCGCCCTCATGCTTCATGCGAACCACCGGCTGAGCCGGGACATCGACGCGTTCATCGACGACCCGCAGTATCTTGCCTTGCTATCGCCTGAGATCACGGACGTGTGGAACTGCGCTGATTGGGACAAGGCCGCCCACTATCTCAAACTCAAATATCCAGAGGGCGAGATCGACTTTATCGTCAGCGGCGCCCTCTCGGATCTTGAGCCAGTCGAGAAAGAGATCGACCTGACGTCGATTCGGACGGGCTGGAAGTCAACGATCATGGTTGAGCCGCCAACGGAGATCGCGCTCAAGAAGATGTACCATCGGGCGACGATGCTGAAGCCTCGCGACATCTTCGACATCACAGTCATCAAAAAGATCGACAGCGTCTCCCTCACCAAAAACTTGAATGCAGTTGCTTCGAAAAAGAACGACCTCCTTCGTCGCGTCAATAGTATCCGCGTCGACTACCTCAAAGCAGACCTCGCAGAGCTCGACATCCAACCTGGATGGGAGCACGAACAAGAAACATGCCTCGAAACCGTTCGCGAACTCGTGGAGCAGATTTCAAAAGCCGGCTAGCTGCACGATACGAGAACAAAGGCTTGAATTGGCTTCTGCATCCGCACCAGTTTCGCACCAGAAACGATCGCATCAAAACACAACGGATGCGATCGAAATCAAACGAAAACCCAGCGACATCAACGAACCCGACCGATATCCCCACGCTCATAACGGTCTGGTTGCAGGTTCGAGTCCTGCCGGGCCCACCAGCGATTTGATGGCCAAAGCGCTACCGATCCTTCATCGTCAGGCTGCGGGGGCGACGAGCTCAGCCTGGCGGGCGCGGGCCTTGTTCACCGCCGAGTTCAACGCCGGCCAGGGCCTCGCTCAGCTTCGCGAGCGCGGTGTGATCCTGACCCGGACCGAGCAGTCCTTGCGCGCTGGCGCTGAGCTCGCGGCAGAGATTCGAAAAGGGGGCGGCGACGCCGGCCGCGCGGGCGACATCGAGCGCGATCGACAGGTCCTTGAGCATCAGGTCGAGACCGAAGCCGCTGTTGAACCGGCGTGACAGCACGAACTGCTTGAACTTCTTCTGCGTCGAATTGTTCATGCCGGTGGAGGCATTCAGCACGTCGGTCATCAGGCCGGGATCGATGCCGAACTGCTGGCCGATCAGCAACGCCTCGATGCCGATCAGGAAGCCGCCGGCCGAGACGAGGTTGTTGAGCGCCTTCATCGCCTGTCCCGAGCCGAGGCCGCCGATGCGATGGATCGTGGTGCCCATCGCGCGCAGCATCGGCTCGACACGGTCGAGCGCCGCGGCGTCGCCGCCGGCCATGATCGCGAGCTCACCGGTTTTCGCCCGCGGCACGCCACCGCTGACGGGCGCATCGAGCATCACCACGCCGAGCGGGGCGAGATCGGCCGCGATCGCCTGGGTCGCCGCCGGCGCGCCGGAGCTCATGTCGACGAGGATGTGACCTTGCTTCAGGCCGGGGCGCAACGCGCTCACGGCATCGGCGACGTGCTTGCTGGTCGGCAGCATCGTGATGACGACATCCGCCTGCGCCGCAGCCGCGGCGAGATCGGAAGCCTCGGTGCCGCCAACCTGGCGGACGAAATCCGCGGCGCGGCCGGCGACCGCGTCATTGACCGCCACGGCCCAGCCGGCCTCGAGCAGCCGCGCCGACATCGGCCAGCCCATGTTGCCGATGCCCACGAACAGGACGCTTCGCGGCGCGCTCATGCGCCGCCCTTCTTGGCAATCGCGCCCTCCGCGACCAGCACCTCATGCGCCGCCTTGAACGCTTCGAGACCTGCGGGAATGCCGCAATACACGGTCGCATGCAGCAGGATTTCCTTGATCTCCTCGACCGTCACACCGTTGGTGAGCGCGCCCTTGACGTGCAGCTTCAGCTCGCTCGGCTTGCTCAGCGCCGTCAGCATCGCGAGATTGACGATGCTGCGGGTGCGGCGGTCGAGACCCGGGCGGGTCCAGGCATACCCCCAGCACATCTCGGTCGTGATGTGCTGGAAGGCCATCATGAAATCGTCCGCCTTGGCGAGACTGCCATCGACATAGGCCTCGCCGAGCACCTCGCGACGCACCTTCAGGCCCTTCTCGAACAGCTCTTTCTCGTCGCTCATCCGCACGTCTCCTCTATTGCAAAACTTGTTGTCTCGACGACCGTTGGCAAAGGCTTGGCGCGTCCATCATGTAAGCCCGGCTGTCATTATCGGCGCAAGCGGACGATCCACGACGCCGTGACACCTCAGTTCAATCTCGTCCGCCGCGGAGTAGTGGATGCTCCGCCTTCGCGGAGCATGACAGCAGCTGCGACGGCGAAAGCTCGTCCCAGAAGCAACCGTCGGACTCAGGAAGGTCTATCTAGCCGTGCTTGACAATCAGGGTCTTCATCGCCCCGAACTCGTAGAGCGCCTCGAATCCCTTCTCGCGGCCGTGGCCCGACTTCTTCATGCCGCCGAACGGCAGCTCGATGCCGCCGCCGGCGCCATAGCCGTTGACGAACATCTGACCGACCTTGACCTTGCGCGCGACGCGCATCGCGCGCGAACCGTCGCCCGACCATACGCCGGCGACCAGACCGAAATCGGTGCCGTTAGCGAGCCTGATCGCATCGGCCTCGTCGTCGAACGGCATCGCCGCCAGCACCGGGCCGAACACCTCCTCGCGTGCCAGCTCGGAGTTGCGGTCGACGTGCTGATACAGCGCCGGCGCGACGTAGAAGCCCTCGCTCGGCACGCCATCGGCGATCCGCCCCGAGGCGACGCGCGTGGCGCCGCCACTTTCGGCGCGCGCGAGCATGCCCTCGATGCGCTTCTTCTGGACCGCGCTGATGACCGGGCCGAGATCGAGATCCATCTCCGGCGTGCCGGCGGTGACCTTCTCGAAGCGCAGCTTGAGCTCGGACAGGAAGCGGTCCCACATCGACCGTTCGACCAGGACGCGCGAGCCGGCCGAGCAGGTCTGGCCGGCATTCTGCACGATCGCGGCCGCGACCGATGTCAGCGCGGCATCGAGATCGGCGTCGGCGAACACGATCTGCGGCGACTTGCCGCCGAGCTCGAGCGTGCAGCCGATGTGGTTTCTCGCGGCCGCGGTCTGCACCAGCGTGCCGACCTCGGGGCTGCCGGTGAAGGAGATGAAGTCGATGCCGTCATGCGCCGACAAGGCAGCCCCCGCTTCCTCGCCGAGGCCCGGCACGACGTTGACGGCGCCGGCCGGGAAGCCGGCTTCGGCAGCGAGCTCGGCGAGCCGCAGCGGCACCAGGCAGGCCTCCTCGGCCGGCTTGATCACGGTCGCATTGCCCATCGCGAGCGCCGGCGCCACGGTGCGGCCGAACATCTGGCCCGGATAGTTCCAGGGAATGATATGGCCGGTGACGCCGAGCGGCTCGTAGACCGTAGTGACGAAGAAGCCGTCGAGGAAGGGGATGGTGTCGCCATGCACCTTGTCGGCGGCGCCGCCGTAATATTCGAAGTAGCGCGCGACCGCGACGACGTCGGCCTTCGCCTGCTTCATCGGCTTGCCGGTGTCGGCGGCCTCGAGCTTGGCCAGCGCCTCGGCATTGTCCTCGACCAGGCGGCCGAGCCTGGACAGCAGCCGCCCACGCTCCACGGCCGTGAGGCGGCCCCACGGGCCTTCGAGCGCGCGGCGCGCGGCCGCGACCGCCAGATCGACGTCGGCCTTGTCGCCGGCGGCGATGGAGGCGATCACCTGTCCGGTCGCCGGCGCCAGCATCGCGATGGTGCGGCCGGATTGCGCGGGCTGCCACTTGTTGTCGATGAAGACACCTTTGGCGGCAGGCAGTTTGACATTGGCGTTCATGGCGGCTCTCCGACTTCTTATGATCCTTGGATGCGCTCCGCGGCGTCACGCCGGTGACGGGCAGCGCGGGCCACATGCTAGTTCAAATAGACCTTCTGCAGCTCTTCCTCGGTCATCTCGGATGGCGGCGCATGCATCACGATCCGGCCCCGCGACAGCACATAGGCGTCGGAGGCGATCTTGAGCAGCCGCGGCACGGTCTGCTCCGCGACGACGATCGTCATCTTCAGCTCGCGATGCATGCGCTCGATCGCGTCGAACACGCTCTGCACCATCACCGGCGACAGGCCGAGACTTGGCTCGTCTAGCATCAGAAGCCTGGGATTGCACATGATCGCCATGCCGATCACCAGCATTTGCAGCTGACCTCCGGACAGCAGTCCCGCTTTCCGGTCCATCATCTCGCGCAGGAACGGGAAATAGCTCTGGACGAGCTCCAGCCGCTCGGACGCGCCCTTCGAATGCGCAAAGGACGCGGCTTGCAGGTTTTCCGCTACGGTCAGCTGCCGGAAGCACTGCCGGCCATCCTGGACGAGTGCGATGCCGCGCCGCGAGATGTCGGCCGGATGTCGGCGGAGCAGCGAGACGTCCTCGAACAGGATGTCGCCGGCGACGATGTCGCCGCGATCGAACGGCAGCATGCCGGCGACGGCCTTCAGCAGCGTGGTCTTCCCGGCGCCGTTGGCCCCGAGCAGCGCCACGATCTGGCCCGCACCGCAGCTAACGTCGACCTCGTCGAGCGCCACGATCGCGCCGTCATAATTCGCGGAAAGCTGCTTCAGCGCGAGCATGATCCTCTCCGCTCAGCGGGCGTCGATCCAGTCGCCGACCGGCACATATTTGCCGCCCTTGATCTCGGCCATGCGCGCCTGGGTCGAGCCCTGGTGGTTGGCATAGCTCGCGGGCGGCACGATGCCGCCGGTGTCGACGTCCTTCAGGCCCTCCATCTCGTTGCGCACGCTCTGGCGGAACGCCGAGATGTCCTCCGGCACCTTGCCGCCGTTCTTGGCGATCGCAGCCTCGATCGCTTTGGCCATGACGAGCCCCTCGAACCAGCCTTTCATGTAGTAGACGTCGCGCTTCTGGATCTCGTTGCCCTTGGCCTCGAACGCCTTGATATCGGCCATGGCCGGAATGTCGCTGCCGAAATCCGAATAGACCTGGATGGCGCGGAAGCCTTCGGCATTGTTGCCGAGCTGCTCGGGGATCGCCGGCGAGATGTTGTAGATGTTGCCGACGAACTTCTTCGCCGAAAGCCCGACCTTGGCGGCGTCGCGCAGCACGACGAGGAGCTGCGGGGTCGACGCCTGGACGTAGACCATGTCGGGGTTCTTGGCCTTGACGCGCAGCATCTGCGCGGTCAAGTCCTGGGCATCATAGGGAAATTCGATCGTGTCCTGCAGCGTCAGGCCGTTGCCCTCGATCACCTTGGACTGCCGCACGACGTTGACCGGTCCGCGGCCGTATTCGTTGTCAGGGTGCATGATCACGAGATTCTTGCCGCCGCTCTTGGCGAGATCGCGCAGCGCGATGATCATCTGCTGCTCGTAGGTCGGACCGGCCATGAAGATGTAGGGCAGCTTCTGCGGGTCGAGCACCTCGCTCGCGTAGCTCTGGGTCATGAACGGCACCTTGTCCTGCGTGATCTGGTCGCGCAGCGCCTTGACCGATCCGGTCGACCAGCCGTTGACGTACACCGCCTGCTCCTGGTCGACGCAGCGGCGGTAGATCTTCAGCTCCTCGTCGAGCTTGTAGCGGCCGTCGAGCAGCAGCAGTTTCACCTTGTTGCCGGCGATGCCGCCCTTGGTCTGGTTGAGGAACTCGAAATAGTCGCGCGGGCCATAGCTCATGCCGTTCACGAGTGCGTCCGGCCCGGTGATCGTGCCCCAGATGCAGACGGTGATGTCGGCCGCGCGGGCCGCGC
Proteins encoded in this window:
- a CDS encoding aldehyde dehydrogenase family protein — its product is MNANVKLPAAKGVFIDNKWQPAQSGRTIAMLAPATGQVIASIAAGDKADVDLAVAAARRALEGPWGRLTAVERGRLLSRLGRLVEDNAEALAKLEAADTGKPMKQAKADVVAVARYFEYYGGAADKVHGDTIPFLDGFFVTTVYEPLGVTGHIIPWNYPGQMFGRTVAPALAMGNATVIKPAEEACLVPLRLAELAAEAGFPAGAVNVVPGLGEEAGAALSAHDGIDFISFTGSPEVGTLVQTAAARNHIGCTLELGGKSPQIVFADADLDAALTSVAAAIVQNAGQTCSAGSRVLVERSMWDRFLSELKLRFEKVTAGTPEMDLDLGPVISAVQKKRIEGMLARAESGGATRVASGRIADGVPSEGFYVAPALYQHVDRNSELAREEVFGPVLAAMPFDDEADAIRLANGTDFGLVAGVWSGDGSRAMRVARKVKVGQMFVNGYGAGGGIELPFGGMKKSGHGREKGFEALYEFGAMKTLIVKHG
- a CDS encoding ABC transporter ATP-binding protein codes for the protein MLALKQLSANYDGAIVALDEVDVSCGAGQIVALLGANGAGKTTLLKAVAGMLPFDRGDIVAGDILFEDVSLLRRHPADISRRGIALVQDGRQCFRQLTVAENLQAASFAHSKGASERLELVQSYFPFLREMMDRKAGLLSGGQLQMLVIGMAIMCNPRLLMLDEPSLGLSPVMVQSVFDAIERMHRELKMTIVVAEQTVPRLLKIASDAYVLSRGRIVMHAPPSEMTEEELQKVYLN
- a CDS encoding nucleotidyl transferase AbiEii/AbiGii toxin family protein encodes the protein MSGWRRLLGRTLDGLQDLKQQGLPAPEWVLGGGTALMLHANHRLSRDIDAFIDDPQYLALLSPEITDVWNCADWDKAAHYLKLKYPEGEIDFIVSGALSDLEPVEKEIDLTSIRTGWKSTIMVEPPTEIALKKMYHRATMLKPRDIFDITVIKKIDSVSLTKNLNAVASKKNDLLRRVNSIRVDYLKADLAELDIQPGWEHEQETCLETVRELVEQISKAG
- a CDS encoding DEAD/DEAH box helicase family protein, which produces MTRDQPNLLGTTERDREIAALRERLARLESEKAELQANLKRLISAPEAHRSPHLAGGVSVTNASSPATKIALFRSLFRGRHDVFPKRWENAKTGKAGYAPACANEWMPRICGKPKAKCGDCPHHAFLPVTDDVIGGHLRGHHTIGVYPLLTDETCWFLAVDFDKATWTNDSAAFLQACSARGIPAALERSRSGQGAHVWIFFAEPVTAAIARRLGAHLITETMERNPDIGFSSYDRFFPSQDSMPAGGFGNLIALPLQHDPRSTGNSLFLDETTFEPYSDQWAFLATVRRMTLTEATAVAEEAGRQGRVTGLHLPLDEEDDAPWAVPPSRRKPEISITGPMPDRIDVVLADQIYMQREGLPASLVNRLIRLAAFQNPAFYSAQAMRLSTFGLPRIIACAELLSHHMALPRGCREGLAELASGLNVDLRWQDKRNAGADIQARFLGTLTKEQKTAVTALLAHETGVLAATTGFGKTVVAAAMIAERKASTLILVHRRQLMEQWATRLQSFLDLPQHSIGQVGGGARKPTGIIDIAMIQSLARGGVVDDLVAGYGQLIVDECHHLSAVSFEAVVTRKDGHHTIIFMQCGPVRFRVDAKSQAARRPFGLASCGAEHSSCFHLSSSTIVRRFSRSTRRLPLTRLATL
- a CDS encoding ABC transporter substrate-binding protein — encoded protein: MKKLIAAALAAGLLTSAGAARAADITVCIWGTITGPDALVNGMSYGPRDYFEFLNQTKGGIAGNKVKLLLLDGRYKLDEELKIYRRCVDQEQAVYVNGWSTGSVKALRDQITQDKVPFMTQSYASEVLDPQKLPYIFMAGPTYEQQMIIALRDLAKSGGKNLVIMHPDNEYGRGPVNVVRQSKVIEGNGLTLQDTIEFPYDAQDLTAQMLRVKAKNPDMVYVQASTPQLLVVLRDAAKVGLSAKKFVGNIYNISPAIPEQLGNNAEGFRAIQVYSDFGSDIPAMADIKAFEAKGNEIQKRDVYYMKGWFEGLVMAKAIEAAIAKNGGKVPEDISAFRQSVRNEMEGLKDVDTGGIVPPASYANHQGSTQARMAEIKGGKYVPVGDWIDAR
- a CDS encoding NAD(P)-dependent oxidoreductase — protein: MSAPRSVLFVGIGNMGWPMSARLLEAGWAVAVNDAVAGRAADFVRQVGGTEASDLAAAAAQADVVITMLPTSKHVADAVSALRPGLKQGHILVDMSSGAPAATQAIAADLAPLGVVMLDAPVSGGVPRAKTGELAIMAGGDAAALDRVEPMLRAMGTTIHRIGGLGSGQAMKALNNLVSAGGFLIGIEALLIGQQFGIDPGLMTDVLNASTGMNNSTQKKFKQFVLSRRFNSGFGLDLMLKDLSIALDVARAAGVAAPFSNLCRELSASAQGLLGPGQDHTALAKLSEALAGVELGGEQGPRPPG
- a CDS encoding carboxymuconolactone decarboxylase family protein, which codes for MSDEKELFEKGLKVRREVLGEAYVDGSLAKADDFMMAFQHITTEMCWGYAWTRPGLDRRTRSIVNLAMLTALSKPSELKLHVKGALTNGVTVEEIKEILLHATVYCGIPAGLEAFKAAHEVLVAEGAIAKKGGA